The following coding sequences are from one Streptomyces dengpaensis window:
- a CDS encoding STAS domain-containing protein, giving the protein MTDGDEGEWAVLRVAGELDLVTSPVLRQRVHDAVAEGRRSLVLDLSEVLFCDSSGVGVLIATRRLLRSCQGRLRLILPAQGAQEGSHVNRVLAALGVRRLFDVYPDVPTAVDEESSPLSA; this is encoded by the coding sequence ATGACCGACGGCGACGAGGGTGAGTGGGCCGTGCTGCGGGTGGCGGGCGAGCTGGACCTCGTGACGTCACCGGTGCTGCGCCAGCGGGTGCACGACGCGGTGGCGGAGGGCCGCCGCAGTCTTGTCCTCGACCTCTCCGAGGTCCTCTTCTGCGACTCCAGCGGTGTCGGCGTCCTCATCGCCACCCGCCGGCTCCTCCGCTCCTGCCAGGGCCGCCTGCGCCTGATCCTGCCCGCCCAGGGCGCGCAGGAGGGCTCCCACGTCAACCGTGTCCTCGCCGCCCTCGGCGTCCGCCGCCTCTTCGACGTGTACCCGGACGTCCCCACGGCCGTCGACGAGGAGTCGAGCCCCCTGTCGGCGTGA
- a CDS encoding sigma-70 family RNA polymerase sigma factor, whose protein sequence is MAKKDAPPRWDRKMQQRLARGEAAALGEFYDRFASLVHGLAHRVLGDEQAADGITREVFAHIWENPDAYDPKQGPMRSWVATLTHSLAVQRLRATETAALARGGRGTTEELERKVRSASVAARADYIVTSMPAPLRAALELAYFERRDYRQAAADLGVTEDEARRRLRLGLQLLSTAHDTGTTGAPPEYGGAR, encoded by the coding sequence ATGGCGAAGAAGGACGCACCGCCCCGCTGGGACCGCAAGATGCAGCAACGGCTCGCACGCGGGGAGGCGGCCGCGCTCGGTGAGTTCTACGACCGGTTCGCTTCGCTCGTGCACGGCCTCGCCCACCGCGTACTCGGGGACGAGCAGGCCGCGGACGGCATCACACGCGAGGTGTTCGCCCACATCTGGGAGAACCCCGACGCGTACGACCCCAAACAGGGCCCGATGCGTTCCTGGGTCGCCACGCTGACCCACAGCCTCGCCGTGCAGCGGCTGCGCGCGACCGAGACCGCCGCGCTCGCCCGGGGCGGCCGGGGCACCACCGAGGAGCTGGAGCGCAAGGTGCGCAGCGCGTCCGTCGCCGCCCGCGCCGACTACATCGTCACGTCCATGCCGGCCCCACTGCGCGCCGCCCTTGAGCTCGCGTACTTCGAGCGCCGTGACTACCGCCAGGCCGCCGCCGACCTCGGCGTCACCGAGGACGAGGCCCGCCGCCGGCTCCGCCTCGGCCTCCAGCTCCTGTCCACCGCCCATGACACCGGCACCACCGGCGCTCCGCCCGAATACGGGGGTGCTCGGTGA
- a CDS encoding class I adenylate-forming enzyme family protein: MNDTAHALGASRTLWELVARRAALTPDRPVLLQDDRSLSFGELRDRSERVAAGLYDMGVRPGTVVAWQLPTRIETALLSFALARLGAVQSPVIPFYRDREVGFALRESQAEYVAVPGEWRGFDHTAMARRLGAKGVFEAYDVLPDGDPAVLPAPPADGTSVRWIYWTSGTTSDPKGVLHTDRSLIAGGSCLAHALRLSADDVGSMAFPYAHIAGPDYTVMLLLYGFPAVMFEHFALPAALEGYRRHGVTVAGGSTAFYSMFLAEQRKRPGVPVIPSLRLLAGGGAPKPPEVYHSVVREMGVQLTHGYGMTEVPMITMGAPDDTAENLATTEGRPPEGMEIRIVDGKGASQPYGVDGEVRLRGEAVCQGYLDPAQTAEAFDGEGFLATGDVGYLTESGHLVLTGRLKDIIIRKGENISAKEIEDLLHRHPSVGDAAVIGLPDAERGERVCAVVEQPPGADELTLSAVTSYLRAEGLSVHKLPERLEVVDALPRNETLRKVLKYKLRERYSGTVK, translated from the coding sequence GTGAACGACACCGCACACGCGCTGGGTGCCTCGCGCACGCTCTGGGAACTGGTCGCACGCCGCGCCGCCCTCACCCCCGACCGGCCCGTCCTCCTCCAGGACGACCGCTCGCTGTCCTTCGGCGAACTGCGCGACCGCTCCGAGCGGGTGGCCGCGGGTCTGTACGACATGGGCGTACGCCCCGGCACGGTGGTCGCCTGGCAGCTGCCCACCCGTATCGAGACCGCGCTGCTGTCCTTCGCGCTGGCCCGCCTCGGCGCCGTACAGTCCCCGGTCATCCCCTTCTACCGCGACCGCGAAGTGGGCTTCGCGCTACGGGAGTCCCAGGCCGAGTACGTCGCCGTCCCGGGCGAGTGGCGCGGCTTCGACCACACGGCGATGGCGCGGCGGCTCGGCGCGAAGGGCGTCTTCGAGGCGTACGACGTCCTGCCGGACGGCGACCCCGCCGTACTCCCCGCTCCGCCCGCCGACGGCACCTCCGTGCGCTGGATCTACTGGACCTCGGGCACGACCTCCGACCCCAAGGGCGTCCTGCACACGGACCGATCGCTGATCGCGGGCGGCTCGTGCCTCGCGCACGCGCTGCGTCTGTCGGCCGACGACGTGGGCTCGATGGCGTTCCCGTACGCCCATATCGCCGGGCCCGACTACACGGTGATGCTGCTGCTGTACGGCTTCCCGGCGGTGATGTTCGAGCACTTCGCGCTGCCCGCCGCCCTGGAGGGCTATCGCCGGCACGGCGTGACGGTGGCGGGCGGTTCGACCGCCTTCTACTCGATGTTCCTCGCCGAACAGCGCAAGCGGCCGGGCGTGCCGGTGATTCCGAGTCTGCGCCTGCTCGCAGGCGGCGGGGCGCCGAAGCCGCCCGAGGTCTACCACTCCGTCGTCCGCGAGATGGGCGTACAGCTCACCCACGGGTACGGGATGACCGAGGTCCCGATGATCACGATGGGGGCGCCGGACGACACGGCGGAGAACCTGGCGACGACGGAGGGGCGGCCGCCGGAGGGGATGGAGATACGGATCGTGGACGGGAAGGGCGCGTCTCAGCCGTACGGCGTCGACGGCGAAGTACGGCTGCGCGGGGAAGCCGTGTGCCAGGGGTACCTGGACCCGGCGCAGACGGCGGAGGCGTTCGACGGGGAAGGGTTCCTGGCCACCGGGGATGTGGGGTATCTGACGGAGAGCGGGCACCTGGTCCTCACCGGCCGTCTGAAGGACATCATCATCCGCAAGGGCGAGAACATCTCGGCCAAGGAGATCGAGGATCTGCTGCACCGGCACCCGTCCGTCGGGGATGCCGCCGTGATCGGTCTGCCCGACGCCGAGCGCGGGGAGCGGGTGTGCGCGGTGGTGGAACAGCCGCCGGGCGCCGACGAGTTGACCCTGTCCGCCGTGACGTCCTACCTGCGCGCGGAAGGGCTGTCCGTCCACAAGCTGCCGGAGCGGCTGGAGGTGGTGGACGCCCTTCCGCGCAACGAAACCCTGCGGAAGGTACTCAAGTACAAGCTGCGCGAACGCTATTCGGGCACGGTGAAGTAG
- a CDS encoding EF-hand domain-containing protein, with amino-acid sequence MVSTEYERRIAARFAGFDQDGNGYIDREDFNAATKAVLTEFGTTARSDKGQALYVGAEAFWQGMAGIADRDGDQRITREEFVSGAVKRLRDNPDRFAEIARPFLHAALAVADADGDGRATVADTARVLKALGVREDVAETAAAALDADADGKVGETEIVSAFARYFTVPE; translated from the coding sequence ATGGTCAGCACCGAGTACGAGCGCCGGATTGCCGCCCGGTTCGCCGGCTTCGACCAAGACGGCAATGGCTACATCGACCGGGAGGACTTCAACGCCGCGACCAAGGCGGTCCTCACCGAGTTCGGTACGACGGCCCGCTCCGACAAGGGCCAGGCCCTGTACGTCGGCGCCGAGGCGTTCTGGCAGGGCATGGCCGGGATAGCGGACCGGGACGGCGACCAGCGGATCACCCGCGAGGAGTTCGTGAGCGGCGCCGTGAAGCGGCTGCGCGACAACCCCGACCGGTTCGCCGAGATCGCCCGCCCCTTCCTGCACGCGGCCCTCGCGGTCGCGGACGCGGACGGGGACGGCCGGGCCACCGTCGCCGACACCGCGCGCGTGCTCAAGGCCCTCGGGGTCCGCGAGGACGTCGCCGAGACGGCCGCCGCCGCCCTCGACGCGGACGCGGACGGCAAGGTCGGCGAGACGGAGATCGTGTCCGCGTTCGCCCGCTACTTCACCGTGCCCGAATAG